The Triticum dicoccoides isolate Atlit2015 ecotype Zavitan chromosome 6A, WEW_v2.0, whole genome shotgun sequence genome has a window encoding:
- the LOC119314730 gene encoding BTB/POZ and MATH domain-containing protein 1-like: MAASQGSIVRVPSRRTQETTEATVAFEIAGYSLLKGLDRGEFLSSPPFSISGYEWCILYYPNGSGDERSQGYASVFLKLLTKNALVRAFYRLWHLDAVRGHMIKPVFSSQVTNVFGPKSPSWGFEKFMKTTEMTYVRNDCLVMEWEVRIIKETLEIQVPPSELSDNLATLLEGKKGADVTFKVQGEIFFAHKILLAMRSAVFDAKFYGPMAMGEKESHDITIDDMQPSVFKAFLHFIYTDSLPSMVDLDDNDKIEMVKHLLVAADKYAMERMKVICEGLLCKSLDVETVATILALAEQYHCSNLKDACIEFMLSSNRMNDVLASQGYLHLKRSFPDIIVDLFERTVKSRKI, encoded by the coding sequence CGAGGCGCACACAAGAGACGACGGAGGCCACGGTCGCGTTCGAGATTGCCGGCTACAGCCTGCTCAAGGGCCTCGATAGAGGTGAATTCCTCTCTTCTCCGCCCTTCTCCATCAGCGGTTACGAATGGTGCATCCTCTACTACCCCAATGGTTCCGGGGATGAGAGGAGCCAAGGTTATGCCTCTGTCTTCCTCAAGCTCCTGACCAAGAACGCCTTGGTGAGGGCTTTCTACAGGTTGTGGCATCTAGATGCGGTTAGGGGGCATATGATTAAGCCGGTGTTCAGCAGCCAAGTGACAAATGTGTTCGGCCCTAAAAGCCCATCTTGGGGCTTTGAGAAGTTCATGAAGACCACCGAGATGACGTATGTGCGGAATGATTGTCTCGTTATGGAGTGGGAGGTCCGAATTATCAAGGAAACACTAGAGATCCAAGTGCCACCCTCTGAGCTTTCGGATAATCTTGCAACATTGCTAGAGGGGAAGAAAGGAGCAGATGTGACTTTCAAGGTTCAAGGGGAGATTTTTTTTGCTCATAAGATTTTGCTTGCGATGCGGTCAGCAGTCTTTGACGCCAAGTTCTATGGGCCAATGGCTATGGGGGAGAAAGAGTCACATGACATAACTATCGATGACATGCAACCTTCTGTTTTCAAGGCATTTCTTCACTTCATCTACACGGATTCATTGCCTTCCATGGTTGATCTAGATGATAATGACAAAATAGAAATGGTTAAGCACTTACTTGTGGCTGCAGATAAGTATGCAATGGAAAGGATGAAGGTGATATGTGAAGGCCTGCTATGCAAGAGTCTTGATGTCGAGACTGTGGCGACAATATTAGCTCTAGCTGAGCAGTATCATTGCAGCAATCTCAAAGATGCTTGCATTGAATTTATGCTCTCTTCGAATAGAATGAATGATGTGCTCGCAAGCCAAGGGTATCTACATCTCAAAAGATCGTTTCCTGACATCATTGTTGATTTGTTTGAGAGGACAGTTAAGTCCCGCAAAATTTAG